ATATTTCCCGGTGAGAGCCTGTTGCAAACAGTATTCTTTGTTTATCGGTGCTTACCCCTGCCTGCTCAAGGAATCGGGATATCACAGGCAGAATTTTTGAGGTAGGGGTTGGGCGTGTTGAATCATCGCAGATTATCAAAGCTTTACCCGCTCTGCCGGCAAGTTCTTTCAGTTTCTGGGCTTGAAAAGAGCCTGCCAGTCTTTCTGCCAGATATGCATCTATATTATCAATGCTGCGGAAACACGGTTTATCTGTAATTGCGAGCAACCTTCCATAAGGAACAGTAGCATCCCATTCTCTTTTGCTGCTTAGACAGAAGGATGAAACTGTTTCCATGTTATTCTACCTTAACAGCCAGACAAGAGACATACTTATTGCCGGAATATATGTGAATATTATCAGACACGATATCATAACAAATATAAACGGTATAACAGCTTTAGAGAGTCTTACCATGTCTACTCCAGAGACGGCTGATGCAACGAAAAGATTTGCTCCGTACGGAGGCGTTACAAAACCTGTTGCAAGAGCAACTGTCATGACAAGCCCGAAATGCACCGGATCCACTCCTATTCTTGTGACTATCGGCAGAAGTATAGGTGTAAGGATGATCATAGAAGAAATATTATCTACAAAACATCCGACTATAAGGAGTAGGATGTTTATAATAAGCAGGATCATTATTGGGCTGGATGTGAGAGAAAGCATCCAGCTACTAATCTTTGCAGGAACCTGCTCCATTGCAAGGAATGCTGCGAATGACATAGAGAGGCCAATCATAAAGGTAGTAGCTCCGTTGACAAGGGAGGCGTCCTTGAAAGCGTCATATATAGTTTTAAAGTCAAGTTCTCCGTAAACGAACTTGCCTATCAGAAGGGCATAGACGGACGCAACAACTGCAGCTTCTGTAGGGGTAAATATACCTCCGTAAATGCCACCCAGGATAATCACAGGAACCATCAGCGCCCACCATGCTTCTTTAAATGCTTTACCTATGGAAATGTTCTTTGGCGCACGTGGGTAGTTGCGTTTCTTGGCTATTTTATAGGACATTGTCATCAAGGAAAGACCAATAATTATTCCGGGAAGGATGCCTGCGATGAACATCTCTCCGACGGATACGCCGGACACAACGCCGTAAATTACAAAGGGAATAGAGGGAGGAATGATTACTCCGATTGAACCCGCTGTAGCTGTCAGGGCGGCGGCAAAATCATTGTCATACATTTTCTCCTTCATAGCTGGGATCATAAAAGATCCGATTGCTGAAACTGTCGCCGGTCCTGAACCGGAAATCGCGGCGAAGAACATGCATGCGGTGACAGTCACCATTGCAAGCCCGCCAATAACCGCTCCCACCATAGCATCTGCAAGAGCCACCAGCCTTTTTGAAATCCCTCCGTAACTCATAAGTGACCCCGCAAGCATAAAGAATGGTATTGCCAGCAGCGGGAATGAGTCAAGTGCGGCAAATGCGTTCTGCGCTATCATAATAAGGGGGACTGAGCCTGTGTATACAAGTGTCAGCGCAGTTGAAAATCCAAGTGCAATCCCGATTGGTACTGATAATGCAAGGAGAATAGTCATGGAGCCGAAAAGAACCAGGATTTCCATAACTATGCGGCCTCCCTCTTGTTGATTGAGCTTCTGATCTTAACCATTTCGCATATAAGTCTGATCGACATAAGCGCACATCCTACCGGCACAGATGCATATGCATAAGCCATTGGCACCCGCATTGCCGGCGATACTTGCCCTCTCTGAAAAAGCAGGGAGACAAGAGACGCACCTTCGAAAGTCAGAAATAGACTAAATCCAAGCCATAATGACAGGACAAACAGCTCAAATATTTTTTTTCTGGTGGGATCTTTAATAAAATCCTGAATCATTTCAATTCGAAGATGCCGGTGTTCTTTAACAGCGTAACTGGCTCCGACCCATATCTGCCAGAGGAATAAGTAGCGGGCCAGCTCCTCACTCCACGATAGTGAATTGCTGAATATATAACGCATTATCACTTGGACAAAAATTAGAGCTACAGAGAACATAAGGCTGTAAACAAGTAAATATTCTTCTATATTGTCCCATAATTTTTTTAGCATTGATATTCGCCTCCGTTAATAATTTGGGAGAGCCCTGTTTTCCAGGGGCTCTCCCAAAAATATTTTAATAAAAAAACTATTTCTTTTTTGCGAGATCAATTAGCTCCTGTCCGTCCTTGACGGTTCTGGTAAATTCATCGTAAACGTTGGCTGTTGCAGCAATAAATGCTTTTTTCTGTTCCGGAGTGATGTCGTTGATCTTCATTCCGTTCTTTTTAAGACCTTCAAGCATCTCTTTGTCCTGCTTGTCGGATATCTTGCGTTGTTCTGTTCGGTAAATGATTGCGGCATCCTGCAGAACCTTCTGGAGGTTCTTAGGCAGGCTGTTAAACCACTTGTCGTTTACGAGAAGAACTGTTGCTGCATAGACATGTCGGGAAAGTGAACAGTATTTCTGTACTTCGTAGAACTTAGAAGTATAGATAAGCGGGATCGGGTTCTCCTGAGCATCGACTGTTTTCTGCTGCAAAGCGGTGTAGAGCTCGCCAAAACTCATCGGTGTCGGGTTTGCACCGAGAGCGCGGAATGTTGCCATGTGAATCGGGTTTTCCATTGTGCGGATTTTAAGG
The genomic region above belongs to Synergistaceae bacterium and contains:
- a CDS encoding TRAP transporter small permease, producing MLKKLWDNIEEYLLVYSLMFSVALIFVQVIMRYIFSNSLSWSEELARYLFLWQIWVGASYAVKEHRHLRIEMIQDFIKDPTRKKIFELFVLSLWLGFSLFLTFEGASLVSLLFQRGQVSPAMRVPMAYAYASVPVGCALMSIRLICEMVKIRSSINKREAA
- a CDS encoding TRAP transporter large permease, which codes for MEILVLFGSMTILLALSVPIGIALGFSTALTLVYTGSVPLIMIAQNAFAALDSFPLLAIPFFMLAGSLMSYGGISKRLVALADAMVGAVIGGLAMVTVTACMFFAAISGSGPATVSAIGSFMIPAMKEKMYDNDFAAALTATAGSIGVIIPPSIPFVIYGVVSGVSVGEMFIAGILPGIIIGLSLMTMSYKIAKKRNYPRAPKNISIGKAFKEAWWALMVPVIILGGIYGGIFTPTEAAVVASVYALLIGKFVYGELDFKTIYDAFKDASLVNGATTFMIGLSMSFAAFLAMEQVPAKISSWMLSLTSSPIMILLIINILLLIVGCFVDNISSMIILTPILLPIVTRIGVDPVHFGLVMTVALATGFVTPPYGANLFVASAVSGVDMVRLSKAVIPFIFVMISCLIIFTYIPAISMSLVWLLR